The Chlorocebus sabaeus isolate Y175 chromosome 6, mChlSab1.0.hap1, whole genome shotgun sequence genome has a segment encoding these proteins:
- the ZSCAN1 gene encoding zinc finger and SCAN domain-containing protein 1, whose translation MLPRPKAPASPRRPQTPTLSEQDADPGPASPRDTEAQRLRFRQFQYHVAGGPHLALGQLWTLCRQWLRPEARSKEQMLELLVLEQFLGALPSKMRTWVQSQGPRSCREAASLVEDLTQMCQQEVLVSLDSVEHQDWSFGEEEDGKSPRSQKEPSQASELILDAAAAAPALPEESEWLEPTQLPQSLHTRAEAEAPRAPGLLGSRARLSLKPCIWDEPEDLLAGPSSDLHAEGAVISGLKGLSAQRISPRRRNRNTDQSGRHQPSLKHTKGGTQEAAAGVSATLRGPRGGRPFQCADCGMVFTWVTHFIEHQKTHREEGPFPCPECGRVFLHSSVLAEHGKIHLLEPPRKKVPRSKGPRESAPPRDGAQGSVAPRSPKRPFQCSVCGKAFPWMVHLIDHQKLHTAHGHM comes from the exons ATGCTCCCACGGCCCAAAGCCCCTGCCTCCCCCAGACGCCCCCAGACCCCAACCCTGAGTGAGCAGGACGCGGACCCTGGGCCAGCAAGCCCCAGGGACACCGAAGCCCAGCGTCTGCGCTTCCGGCAGTTCCAGTACCACGTGGCGGGCGGGCCTCACCTCGCGCTGGGCCAGCTCTGGACGCTGTGCCGCCAGTGGCTGAGGCCCGAGGCGCGCTCCAAGGAGCAGATGCTGGAGCTGCTGGTGCTGGAGCAGTTCCTGGGCGCGCTGCCCAGCAAGATGCGGACCTGGGTGCAGTCACAGGGCCCCCGAAGCTGCAGGGAGGCCGCCAGCCTGGTGGAGGACCTGACACAGATGTGCCAGCAGGAAG TTCTGGTATCTCTGGACTCGGTCGAACACCAGGACTGGAGTTTCGGTGAGGAGGAAGATGGGAAGAGTCCAAGGTCCCAGAAAGAACCATCCCAG GCGTCTGAGCTGATTCTGGATGCAGCGGCAGCAGCCCCGGCACTCCCTGAGGAAAGTGAGTGGCTGGAGCCCACCCAGCTCCCGCAGAGTCTGCACACCAGGGCGGAGGCCGAGGCGCCCCGTGCCCCTGGCTTGCTGG GGTCCCGGGCCCGCCTGTCTCTGAAGCCATGTATCTGGGACGAGCCTGAGGATCTTCTCGCAGGACCCTCCTCAGACCTGCATGCAGAAGGGGCTGTGATCTCAGGCCTCAAGGGTCTGAGTGCTCAGAGAATCAGTCCCCGAAGAAGAAACAGGAACACTGACCAGAGCGGCCGCCACCAGCCATCCCTCAAGCACACCAAAGGTGGCACCCAAGAGGCTGCTGCAGGGGTCTCGGCAACGCTGCGTGGGCCCCGAGGTGGGCGGCCCTTCCAGTGTGCCGACTGCGGGATGGTCTTCACCTGGGTCACCCACTTCATCGAGCACCAGAAGACCCATCGCGAGGAAGGGCCCTTTCCGTGCCCCGAGTGTGGCAGGGTCTTCCTGCACAGCTCTGTCCTTGCTGAGCACGGCAAGATCCACCTGTTGGAGCCACCCAGGAAGAAAGTCCCGCGGAGCAAGGGCCCCCGGGAGTCTGCCCCACCCAGGGATGGAGCCCAAGGCTCAGTGGCCCCTCGCAGCCCCAAGAGACCCTTCCAGTGTAGCGTCTGCGGGAAGGCCTTCCCCTGGATGGTCCACCTCATCGACCATCAGAAACTCCACACGGCCCATGGCCACATGTGA